Proteins encoded within one genomic window of Halocatena marina:
- a CDS encoding CoxG family protein, whose protein sequence is MMEFEGEFTSNHSREELWNYFTDPDILTACAPGCDEIVMESPSELAAVISVGVGSVKPTFDVDMVVTQADEPETLRMEVGGNATRNSFDAVAEMNLHSNGDDTTTAHWSAQTNVSGLIASMGQRALGSVSTRLVNNFFEDLEAKADEGVSAESQLQAKEGAEASIDD, encoded by the coding sequence ATGATGGAATTCGAAGGTGAATTTACGTCGAACCATTCGCGCGAAGAGCTTTGGAACTATTTCACAGACCCCGATATTCTGACGGCCTGTGCCCCTGGGTGTGACGAAATCGTAATGGAGTCACCCTCAGAACTTGCGGCAGTCATCTCCGTTGGTGTTGGCAGCGTTAAGCCGACATTCGATGTCGACATGGTCGTCACACAGGCGGATGAGCCGGAAACGCTGAGAATGGAGGTTGGTGGTAATGCTACTCGTAACTCCTTCGACGCTGTTGCAGAGATGAATCTCCACAGCAATGGCGACGATACGACCACAGCGCACTGGAGTGCGCAAACGAACGTATCGGGTCTCATCGCAAGCATGGGACAGCGCGCACTCGGCAGCGTCTCGACGCGCCTCGTGAACAATTTCTTCGAGGATCTCGAAGCAAAGGCTGATGAGGGTGTTTCTGCGGAGTCACAGCTCCAAGCCAAGGAAGGAGCCGAAGCGTCGATAGACGACTAA
- a CDS encoding xanthine dehydrogenase family protein subunit M — MKPAPFQYHRPTTIEETTTLLETHRHDAELMAGNQSLGIIMANRLATPNHIIDINDLEEIEYIDVTESSVEIGSLVRHRTIENSAELKATLPLFPQAAEQIAGPSVRNRGTLGGSIGEADPAGNYPTVLTALDGDLHVTSVDGSRTVPATEYFIAYMFTDLGEDELITGVSIGRDPFPADRTGMAFLEQKAAAQTWPTISAATAIRVDNPKASEPVVEEARVALANAADIPLRVTEAEASIQGEPLTDESLSAAAGAAIDAAQPEGEMHADAEYKRELAGEYTRRSLETSYERATTTQTDQ, encoded by the coding sequence ATGAAGCCCGCTCCCTTCCAGTATCACCGGCCCACTACTATCGAGGAAACGACAACACTCCTCGAGACGCACCGGCACGACGCCGAGTTGATGGCGGGTAATCAATCACTTGGCATCATCATGGCAAACCGGCTCGCGACGCCGAATCATATTATCGATATTAATGATCTCGAAGAGATCGAGTACATCGACGTAACTGAGTCGTCAGTCGAGATCGGATCTTTGGTGCGCCACCGAACGATCGAGAATTCGGCCGAACTCAAAGCGACGTTGCCGCTGTTTCCGCAAGCAGCGGAGCAAATCGCCGGGCCGAGCGTCCGCAACCGTGGAACGCTCGGGGGGAGCATCGGTGAAGCTGACCCAGCAGGTAACTATCCAACGGTTCTCACAGCGCTCGATGGCGACCTTCACGTCACCTCTGTTGACGGCAGCAGAACCGTTCCAGCCACGGAGTATTTCATTGCGTATATGTTCACTGACCTCGGCGAAGATGAACTCATCACCGGTGTCTCCATTGGACGAGACCCGTTTCCAGCCGACAGAACGGGGATGGCGTTTCTCGAACAGAAAGCAGCCGCCCAGACGTGGCCGACGATTAGCGCGGCAACTGCGATTCGAGTCGACAATCCGAAAGCGTCCGAGCCGGTCGTCGAAGAAGCTCGTGTTGCACTGGCGAACGCCGCAGACATTCCGCTCCGTGTCACAGAAGCTGAAGCGTCTATTCAAGGCGAGCCGCTGACCGATGAGAGTTTATCAGCTGCTGCTGGCGCCGCTATCGACGCCGCCCAACCAGAGGGTGAGATGCACGCTGATGCGGAGTACAAACGAGAACTGGCCGGCGAGTACACTCGACGCTCGCTCGAAACGTCCTACGAACGTGCCACTACTACTCAAACTGACCAATGA
- a CDS encoding cytosine deaminase: MARYLVTDAVRLNGDRIDVAIENGRIASVRPAGTADTSAYAADRRHDAGGRLVTPSLTEPHIHLDATLTAGTPSWNESGTLSEGIAVWADRKESLTIDGVKARAERTVEWLASHGITRVRTHADTTEETLTGVEALLELREEVSDVVDLQVVAFPQDGLLTREEHEDLFRDAVEMGVDVIGAIPHNEYTREDGVTSVEIAVEAAERYDLPLDLHIDETDDPQSRFTEVLASEALKRDIGDRTTASHATAMHSYSNAYADKLISLLAESGVSVLTNPPDNAVLQGRHDDYPRRRGHTRIDQLRDAGVTVGIGHDSVMDPWYHYGVGDQLDAAYVLLHYAHMSGHADVSSLWEMLTAANAEIVGVDDYGVTPGCEGSLVVYDALDPFDALRRRAPRTLVLNRGRPISRTDPATTTVIRESGDRTVNFTRE; this comes from the coding sequence ATGGCACGCTATCTCGTTACAGACGCGGTTCGGCTAAACGGTGACCGGATCGATGTGGCGATCGAGAACGGGCGTATTGCGTCGGTTCGGCCCGCGGGAACGGCCGATACCAGCGCCTACGCAGCTGATCGACGCCACGATGCGGGAGGACGTCTCGTCACTCCGTCACTGACCGAGCCACACATCCATCTCGATGCGACGCTCACCGCTGGCACTCCGTCGTGGAACGAATCAGGAACACTCTCCGAGGGGATCGCAGTTTGGGCCGATCGCAAGGAGTCGCTCACCATCGACGGCGTGAAAGCGCGCGCAGAACGGACGGTCGAGTGGCTGGCAAGCCATGGCATCACCCGTGTCCGTACCCACGCAGACACCACCGAGGAGACGCTGACCGGCGTCGAGGCGCTGTTAGAACTGCGCGAGGAGGTATCTGACGTAGTTGATCTTCAGGTAGTCGCCTTCCCACAGGACGGACTCCTCACGCGTGAGGAACACGAAGATCTGTTCCGAGACGCTGTCGAAATGGGCGTCGATGTCATCGGTGCAATCCCGCACAACGAGTACACCCGCGAGGATGGCGTTACCTCTGTTGAGATAGCCGTCGAAGCCGCCGAACGCTACGATCTGCCGCTCGATCTTCACATCGACGAGACCGACGATCCGCAGTCTCGCTTCACAGAGGTGCTCGCTAGCGAGGCACTCAAGCGCGACATCGGTGACCGAACGACCGCCAGTCATGCGACGGCTATGCACTCGTACTCGAACGCGTACGCCGACAAACTCATCTCGCTGCTGGCCGAGAGCGGTGTGAGCGTCCTCACTAATCCGCCGGACAACGCAGTGTTGCAGGGACGACACGACGATTACCCACGACGTCGGGGACACACTCGCATCGATCAGTTGCGGGACGCCGGGGTGACCGTTGGAATCGGTCACGACTCGGTCATGGACCCGTGGTATCACTACGGCGTTGGTGATCAACTCGATGCTGCGTACGTCTTGCTCCACTACGCTCATATGAGTGGCCATGCCGATGTCTCCTCACTCTGGGAAATGCTAACTGCTGCGAACGCCGAAATAGTCGGTGTTGATGATTATGGAGTAACACCGGGCTGTGAAGGGTCACTGGTCGTCTACGACGCTCTCGATCCGTTCGATGCGCTCCGTCGACGTGCTCCCCGAACACTCGTTCTCAACCGTGGGCGACCTATCTCTCGTACTGATCCCGCAACGACGACGGTCATCCGTGAGAGCGGCGATCGAACTGTCAATTTTACGCGTGAATGA
- the codB gene encoding cytosine permease, which produces MSSSTKGLIRQLVFGDEGLADPDWPVDHVPRSERKSLLSISAVLLGFVFFAGTLWAGADVGAALGLSTTLAAMGVGYAILAVYVAVLCAIAAKAGLTTVLLARYTFGRRGAKWADLLLGGTQIGWFGVTIPMVAIPTAKFFGVNAPQWVAFLTLVWGTLHLATAYVGYDGMELLSMIAVPALVCIGLLSMGIAVQDSGGIDGLFAGGSTEMTFGAAVTVVIGTFISGGTQAPNWARFAANKRVAFWAGLIAFLLGNGFLFVSGAVGGAAYSVTPAGDLYEVLAAQGLAGVGLVALVLNIWTTNDNAAYAFGVAGSEAFEYERKRPFVLAGGIIGIALALLGVADALIPYLSLLGQYIPPLGGVIIADFLFCWRMKIPRMEDVEFTNLRTSAVTAYLFGCGIAMVTAGSLLPGVAVPQLLPGMSSLNGLLAGAILHVLFFSLFEGRGLVASHTVDSDANYCESE; this is translated from the coding sequence ATGAGTTCAAGTACCAAGGGCCTCATTCGTCAACTCGTCTTCGGTGACGAGGGATTGGCGGATCCGGACTGGCCAGTTGATCACGTTCCAAGAAGCGAACGCAAAAGTCTTCTGAGTATTTCGGCGGTGCTGTTAGGATTCGTCTTTTTCGCCGGAACGCTCTGGGCTGGCGCCGACGTAGGGGCTGCACTGGGTCTTTCGACGACACTCGCCGCGATGGGTGTCGGCTACGCCATTCTCGCTGTCTACGTCGCGGTCCTTTGTGCAATCGCGGCAAAAGCGGGGTTGACGACGGTACTGCTTGCACGCTATACGTTCGGTCGGCGCGGTGCGAAGTGGGCGGATCTGTTGCTTGGTGGAACACAAATCGGGTGGTTCGGGGTGACGATTCCGATGGTCGCCATCCCGACCGCGAAGTTCTTCGGTGTCAACGCACCGCAGTGGGTTGCTTTCCTTACGCTCGTATGGGGAACACTCCATCTTGCGACTGCGTACGTCGGTTACGACGGCATGGAACTCCTCTCGATGATCGCCGTCCCAGCACTCGTGTGCATCGGGTTGCTCTCAATGGGGATTGCTGTACAAGACTCCGGTGGAATCGACGGTCTATTCGCTGGTGGATCGACAGAGATGACCTTCGGCGCGGCTGTTACCGTCGTCATTGGCACCTTCATCAGTGGTGGAACACAGGCACCCAACTGGGCGCGATTCGCGGCGAACAAACGGGTCGCATTCTGGGCTGGTCTCATTGCTTTCTTGCTCGGAAATGGATTTCTGTTCGTCAGCGGTGCGGTCGGCGGTGCAGCGTACAGCGTTACGCCGGCTGGTGATCTTTACGAAGTCCTTGCTGCACAGGGGCTTGCAGGGGTTGGACTCGTGGCGCTCGTACTCAACATTTGGACGACCAACGACAACGCTGCATACGCGTTCGGAGTTGCGGGCAGCGAAGCGTTCGAATACGAACGGAAACGACCGTTCGTGCTCGCGGGAGGCATCATCGGTATTGCTCTCGCACTCCTCGGTGTCGCTGATGCACTCATTCCTTATTTGTCGCTCCTCGGACAGTACATTCCGCCCCTTGGTGGGGTTATCATCGCTGATTTCTTGTTCTGTTGGCGGATGAAGATTCCTCGAATGGAGGATGTCGAGTTCACGAATCTCCGAACGAGTGCCGTCACCGCCTATCTCTTCGGGTGTGGTATCGCTATGGTTACGGCTGGCTCGCTTCTCCCCGGTGTTGCTGTCCCACAACTGTTACCCGGAATGAGCTCACTCAACGGTCTTCTCGCTGGGGCAATTCTTCACGTCCTCTTCTTCTCCCTCTTCGAGGGGCGCGGCCTTGTTGCGAGCCACACTGTCGACAGCGACGCCAACTACTGCGAAAGCGAATAA
- a CDS encoding CocE/NonD family hydrolase, with protein sequence MSTESSYGVRAELNVPVEMRDGTRLATDIYRPADRETGEPIDTPKPALLDRTPYNKRGRLERHGEWYAKRGYVVAIQDCRGRFESEGEYYIFIDEAEDGYDTVEWLADRDYCDGQVGTFGTSYGAWVQSALATQDPPHLEAMFINQGAANGRHATFRHNGAFELRWLCWALTLGGGFAKRALENEDIQQLLANVDVRDVLADSPIRPGQSPLRHIPNYEEWVFDIMTSGSASDELWQSAGINFERYYDELADVPTVYSGAWYDSYTKATCDNFDSLSGRKSADQFLLMGPWTHGWNSYPLPSWNKSYSGEVAFGEKAVRDYQETRLRFFDHYLKGKGTWSDQPTVQYFRMGTGDGRQTGNNQLFHGGEWDAADEWPPSDVEYTTYYAHHDGTLSTDKPSESGGTTSYEFDPKNPVPTIGGNCSSYITYEPREENLLEYPLSERKLFDITGRGGYDQRTREDTFGANEPYGPLEQRDDVLVFRTPPLTDRVEITGPIRVSVYGATDAPDTDFTAKLIDEYPPNQAFPNGFALNLSDTICRARYRGYRDEPDFITPGEVYEFYMEPYPTANVFEPGHRIRLDISSSNFPRFDVNHNTGGPLYGDREYRAATNTVHHNADHPTQIELPVREV encoded by the coding sequence ATGAGCACGGAGTCGAGCTATGGTGTTCGTGCCGAACTGAACGTACCTGTCGAGATGCGCGATGGAACGCGACTCGCAACAGACATCTATCGACCGGCTGATCGAGAGACTGGCGAGCCGATCGATACACCGAAGCCGGCACTGTTAGACCGGACGCCCTACAACAAGCGTGGCAGACTGGAGCGACACGGGGAGTGGTACGCCAAACGAGGATACGTCGTCGCAATTCAGGACTGTCGCGGTCGCTTCGAGAGCGAGGGGGAGTATTATATTTTCATAGACGAAGCCGAGGACGGCTACGACACGGTCGAATGGCTCGCTGACCGCGATTACTGTGATGGACAGGTCGGTACCTTCGGTACCTCCTACGGAGCGTGGGTCCAGAGCGCACTCGCAACGCAGGATCCGCCCCATCTCGAAGCGATGTTCATCAATCAGGGAGCTGCTAATGGTCGACACGCAACGTTTAGACACAACGGTGCGTTCGAACTCAGGTGGCTCTGTTGGGCGTTGACGCTCGGGGGTGGATTCGCCAAACGCGCGCTCGAGAATGAAGATATCCAACAGCTCCTCGCCAATGTCGATGTCCGCGACGTGCTCGCGGACAGTCCCATCCGCCCCGGCCAATCGCCACTTCGTCACATCCCGAACTACGAGGAGTGGGTGTTCGATATCATGACCAGCGGTTCGGCAAGCGACGAACTCTGGCAGTCCGCTGGTATCAATTTCGAGCGATACTACGACGAACTGGCCGACGTTCCGACCGTCTACAGCGGAGCGTGGTACGACTCGTACACCAAGGCGACCTGTGACAACTTTGACTCTCTCTCTGGTCGAAAGAGCGCCGATCAGTTCCTTCTGATGGGGCCGTGGACTCACGGATGGAACTCGTACCCGCTCCCGTCGTGGAACAAATCGTACTCCGGCGAGGTGGCATTCGGGGAGAAAGCAGTACGCGATTATCAAGAGACTCGACTCCGCTTTTTCGATCACTACCTGAAAGGGAAAGGGACGTGGAGCGACCAGCCGACAGTTCAGTATTTCCGAATGGGAACCGGTGATGGCCGACAGACTGGCAACAACCAACTCTTCCACGGCGGGGAGTGGGACGCTGCCGACGAGTGGCCTCCAAGCGATGTCGAGTACACGACGTACTACGCACACCACGACGGAACGCTATCGACCGACAAGCCGTCCGAGAGCGGAGGCACGACGAGCTACGAGTTCGATCCGAAAAATCCAGTGCCGACGATCGGTGGCAACTGCTCGTCGTACATTACGTACGAGCCGCGTGAAGAGAATCTCCTCGAATATCCGCTGTCAGAACGGAAACTCTTCGACATCACTGGACGGGGCGGATACGACCAACGCACTCGGGAGGACACATTTGGTGCAAACGAGCCCTACGGCCCACTAGAGCAGCGCGACGATGTGCTCGTCTTTCGGACACCACCGCTAACGGATCGTGTGGAGATCACCGGACCCATCCGAGTCAGCGTATACGGTGCGACGGACGCACCGGACACGGATTTCACGGCTAAACTGATCGACGAATATCCACCAAATCAGGCGTTCCCGAACGGGTTTGCGCTCAACCTCTCTGACACGATTTGTCGTGCCCGTTATCGCGGCTACCGTGATGAGCCGGATTTCATCACCCCTGGCGAAGTGTACGAATTCTACATGGAGCCGTATCCAACTGCGAACGTGTTCGAACCCGGCCACCGCATCCGACTCGACATCTCCTCGTCAAACTTCCCCCGATTCGACGTGAACCACAATACGGGAGGCCCACTCTACGGAGACAGAGAGTATCGTGCTGCGACCAATACGGTCCACCACAACGCCGATCATCCGACCCAGATCGAACTCCCAGTGCGAGAAGTCTGA
- a CDS encoding uracil-xanthine permease family protein, which yields MDDNGQHNEDDTVDTDSSDDDAIGPIEESEFVEYGIEDKPPLAESIFLGFQHYLTMIGATVAIPLALAGALGMLEAAPEQVGRLIGTFFIVSGIATLGQTILGNRYPIVQGGTFSMLAPALAIIGVLGTQGADWQTMLLYLQGAVIVAGLTEIVIGYTGVMGWIKQHMGPVVIAPVIALIGLSLFNAPQIVDPNFSAPGTGQNWWLLGLTLALIILFSQYLDQYSRAFRLFPVLLGISAAWIIATVLSVGGVFSADSTSFVDLGSVLSASLIQPVYPFQWGVPRFELAFAIGMIAGMLASVIESFGDYHSVARMAGRGAPSPRRIDYGIGMEGIGNTLAGVMGTGNGSTSYTENVGAIGITGVASRYVVQIGAIVMIIVGYLGPVGQLFATIPAPIIGGLYIVMFGQIAAVGLSQLKYVDLDNNRNVFIIGFALFSGLAVPAYMSNIGQGVDAGASTVFQQGLSQVALIGPILGSDVIATTLFVIGSTGMAVGGIVAFFLDNTIDGTREERGLAEWEKITEDDSEFQSFLQRWRSSDDETTPTGAD from the coding sequence ATGGATGATAATGGACAACACAATGAGGATGACACAGTAGACACGGATTCTTCGGATGATGATGCAATCGGTCCGATAGAGGAGTCAGAGTTCGTCGAGTATGGTATTGAGGACAAGCCACCGCTGGCAGAATCGATATTCCTCGGTTTCCAGCATTACCTGACGATGATTGGCGCGACGGTAGCGATCCCGCTTGCACTCGCGGGTGCATTGGGAATGTTGGAGGCTGCTCCGGAACAGGTCGGGCGCCTCATTGGTACGTTCTTTATTGTTTCGGGAATCGCAACGCTCGGTCAGACGATCCTCGGTAATCGATACCCAATCGTACAGGGCGGAACGTTCTCGATGCTCGCACCGGCTCTCGCAATCATCGGCGTCCTTGGAACACAGGGCGCTGACTGGCAGACAATGCTCCTCTATTTACAGGGGGCAGTTATTGTCGCTGGCCTCACGGAGATCGTAATCGGATACACTGGCGTCATGGGATGGATAAAACAGCACATGGGTCCAGTCGTCATTGCCCCGGTTATTGCGCTCATCGGACTCTCGCTGTTCAACGCGCCACAGATCGTAGATCCAAACTTCAGTGCCCCCGGAACGGGACAGAACTGGTGGCTTCTCGGGCTGACGCTGGCGCTTATCATCCTGTTCTCGCAGTATCTCGATCAGTACTCGCGTGCGTTTCGACTGTTCCCGGTTCTCCTCGGCATCTCTGCTGCGTGGATTATCGCTACAGTCCTTTCGGTGGGTGGCGTTTTCTCGGCTGATTCGACGAGCTTCGTCGATCTTGGATCAGTGCTGTCTGCGTCGCTCATCCAGCCGGTGTATCCCTTCCAATGGGGAGTTCCCCGGTTCGAATTGGCGTTTGCCATCGGTATGATCGCAGGAATGCTGGCCTCCGTGATCGAGTCGTTCGGTGATTATCACTCCGTTGCGCGCATGGCCGGTCGCGGCGCACCGAGTCCCCGGAGGATCGATTACGGCATCGGAATGGAAGGAATCGGAAACACCCTCGCTGGTGTCATGGGAACAGGAAACGGTTCCACCTCGTACACCGAGAACGTCGGTGCGATCGGTATCACGGGCGTTGCCTCGCGCTATGTCGTTCAGATTGGAGCCATCGTCATGATCATTGTTGGCTACCTGGGCCCGGTTGGACAACTGTTTGCGACCATCCCTGCCCCCATTATTGGCGGACTGTACATCGTCATGTTCGGTCAAATTGCGGCTGTCGGTCTCTCACAGTTGAAGTACGTTGACCTCGACAACAATCGCAACGTATTCATCATCGGATTTGCTCTCTTCTCTGGACTCGCTGTTCCGGCATACATGAGTAATATCGGTCAGGGTGTCGACGCTGGCGCATCGACCGTGTTCCAACAAGGACTGAGTCAGGTTGCACTCATCGGACCAATTCTCGGATCAGACGTCATCGCAACCACACTCTTCGTTATCGGATCGACTGGAATGGCCGTCGGTGGCATTGTTGCGTTCTTCCTCGACAACACTATCGATGGTACCCGTGAGGAACGTGGTCTCGCCGAATGGGAGAAGATCACCGAAGACGACAGCGAGTTCCAATCGTTCTTGCAGCGATGGCGCAGCAGCGATGATGAGACCACCCCGACAGGAGCAGACTGA
- a CDS encoding dihydroorotase family protein translates to MADQADLRVVNARVVTPSGTQFGGVAARDGVITGVGTDESLPDAEREIDAAGNYLIPGFIDPHVHWGLSRYEFEDYHEGLAHDFETETRGAVHGGVTTVVNFLLQREPYLPDMEFFRDVGSENSYIDFAYHAIVHQDHHVEEIEGLVDAGIRSFKVFFNWYKHASPELGIDHSDAGRVYRVLDTVSDVTNGVVMFHAENEDLAYERRQELQEAERNDLEAWTEAAPNICEAMQIEQIGQLTEYTDSRAYIVHMSTAEGVDICERFQEQGVNLHAETLPAFLAHTNTDDLGVWGKISPPLRTEQSKERLWEGLRNGVVDYLGTDHCPHKIEFKEKGEGKYGDIWDAIPGDNNGIEYFLPVMMSEGVNKNRLSMERVVEVCAENNAKRWGLYPRKGALVEGSDADMVIVDLDKSRVVDDSFYHTMEPRYSTFHGQELTGLPTHTIVDGRVVVEDDELQVDPGGRSFLPRHENGVPKR, encoded by the coding sequence ATGGCGGACCAAGCAGATCTGCGTGTAGTTAACGCACGAGTCGTTACGCCGAGTGGCACCCAGTTTGGAGGCGTCGCTGCGCGCGACGGAGTGATCACTGGCGTTGGAACTGACGAATCACTCCCCGATGCAGAGCGAGAGATCGACGCTGCCGGGAACTATCTCATTCCGGGCTTCATCGATCCACACGTCCACTGGGGTCTCTCACGATACGAATTCGAGGACTATCACGAAGGACTTGCTCACGACTTCGAAACCGAGACGCGGGGCGCAGTCCACGGCGGAGTGACGACTGTTGTCAACTTCCTACTCCAGCGGGAACCATACCTTCCAGATATGGAGTTCTTCCGGGACGTCGGAAGCGAGAACTCCTACATCGATTTTGCGTATCACGCAATCGTCCATCAAGACCACCACGTCGAAGAGATTGAAGGGCTCGTCGATGCGGGTATTCGATCGTTCAAGGTGTTCTTTAACTGGTATAAACACGCATCGCCAGAGCTTGGCATCGACCACTCGGACGCCGGGCGGGTGTATCGAGTGCTCGATACCGTCTCTGATGTCACGAACGGAGTCGTCATGTTCCATGCAGAGAATGAGGATCTCGCGTACGAACGTCGTCAAGAGCTTCAGGAAGCGGAGCGAAACGATCTCGAAGCGTGGACCGAAGCAGCACCGAACATCTGTGAGGCAATGCAGATCGAGCAGATTGGTCAGCTAACCGAATACACCGACTCTCGAGCGTACATCGTTCACATGAGCACCGCCGAGGGTGTCGATATCTGTGAGCGCTTTCAGGAGCAGGGTGTCAATCTCCACGCCGAGACGCTCCCGGCGTTTCTTGCCCACACGAATACAGACGACCTCGGCGTTTGGGGTAAGATTTCTCCACCGCTGCGAACCGAGCAAAGCAAAGAACGCCTCTGGGAAGGACTGCGTAACGGTGTCGTCGATTATCTTGGCACCGATCACTGCCCGCACAAAATCGAGTTCAAGGAGAAAGGTGAAGGAAAATACGGCGATATCTGGGATGCGATTCCGGGGGACAACAACGGTATCGAATATTTCCTTCCTGTGATGATGAGCGAAGGAGTCAACAAGAACCGACTGAGCATGGAACGCGTCGTAGAGGTCTGTGCAGAGAACAACGCAAAGCGGTGGGGTCTCTATCCGCGCAAAGGCGCGCTTGTCGAGGGATCTGACGCGGATATGGTTATCGTCGATCTCGATAAAAGCCGCGTTGTCGACGACTCGTTCTATCACACGATGGAGCCTCGCTATTCTACGTTCCACGGACAAGAACTCACAGGCCTTCCGACACACACGATCGTCGATGGTAGAGTGGTCGTTGAGGACGACGAGCTGCAAGTCGATCCCGGTGGTCGCTCTTTCCTCCCACGACACGAAAACGGTGTGCCAAAACGCTGA
- a CDS encoding vanadium-dependent haloperoxidase, producing the protein MEYIKQVLDKDITRRTVLAGLGTTAIGSQTASAVPTFSTERRSSTQDRLEKAYELRKEIAHEVLAPSKGLPEQTPNGDHKRYDKKIADFTKGLPHNRLGEVDLDAYAALQHALKTGRPQDFKQIPLGKGEQKLVEPQAAYAYELVGIDSHQGTAPPAPSFASARSAAEVAELYWMALCRDVPFYQYEENELIAAAAEDLSTFSDYDGPTKNGAVTSDVIFRGVPAGNRTGPYLSQFLCQPIPHGALEIAQKVKSASPGLDYLTEYDEWLASQRGADPKREQTYQETRRYIHNGRALATYVHNDLPNQAYEAAAAMLNAASILVGNGVSLDPNIPYDEDDPVTPLLNFGFWDALDATNSCFDVAQSAAWYQKWIVHKRLRPEAFGGRVHNHCTGNASYPIHEELLDSPVLDRIYDTYCNYLLPQAYPEGCPLHPSYVAGHSTVAGASVTILKAYFDESHTFKEPMRPSADGTELLSDVNEELTVRGELNKLAANIANARNWAGIHYRSDKTYGLKLGEQVAISLLNGRGKLSNLRDSFDGFTLTTFDGETITITP; encoded by the coding sequence ATGGAATATATTAAGCAAGTATTAGACAAAGACATAACACGCCGAACAGTTTTAGCAGGGCTTGGGACAACTGCGATAGGATCCCAAACTGCGAGTGCAGTACCGACGTTCTCCACTGAGCGTCGGAGTTCCACCCAAGATCGGCTTGAAAAAGCCTACGAGCTACGGAAAGAGATCGCTCATGAAGTGTTGGCCCCGAGTAAAGGACTTCCAGAACAGACCCCAAACGGCGATCACAAACGGTACGATAAGAAAATCGCAGACTTCACGAAAGGACTTCCTCACAACCGGTTAGGGGAGGTCGATCTCGACGCGTATGCCGCTCTCCAGCACGCACTTAAGACGGGGCGACCACAGGATTTCAAACAAATTCCTCTCGGCAAAGGAGAGCAAAAACTCGTCGAACCACAAGCGGCATACGCTTACGAACTGGTTGGGATTGACTCTCATCAGGGAACAGCGCCACCAGCGCCCTCGTTTGCGAGCGCTCGGAGTGCAGCTGAAGTTGCTGAGCTGTATTGGATGGCTCTTTGTCGTGACGTTCCGTTTTACCAATACGAAGAAAACGAGCTCATAGCGGCTGCGGCTGAAGATTTGTCCACCTTCTCTGATTACGATGGACCAACAAAAAACGGAGCAGTCACATCAGATGTCATTTTCCGGGGGGTCCCAGCCGGAAACAGAACCGGACCGTACCTTTCGCAGTTTCTCTGCCAACCCATTCCCCACGGTGCCCTCGAAATCGCACAGAAAGTCAAATCAGCCTCGCCGGGACTAGATTACCTCACCGAGTATGATGAATGGCTCGCGAGCCAGCGGGGGGCGGATCCTAAAAGAGAGCAAACATATCAGGAAACGCGCCGCTACATCCATAACGGACGTGCGCTTGCAACGTACGTTCACAATGATTTGCCAAATCAGGCGTATGAAGCCGCAGCAGCGATGTTAAACGCCGCATCGATTCTGGTTGGCAATGGCGTCTCACTGGACCCGAACATACCATACGATGAGGACGATCCGGTCACACCCTTGCTCAACTTCGGATTTTGGGACGCACTCGACGCCACAAATAGCTGCTTCGACGTTGCACAGAGTGCTGCGTGGTATCAAAAATGGATCGTCCACAAACGCCTCCGTCCCGAAGCATTCGGTGGACGTGTCCACAACCACTGTACTGGAAATGCGTCCTATCCGATCCACGAGGAACTGCTCGATTCACCGGTGCTCGATCGGATATACGATACGTACTGTAATTATTTGCTACCACAGGCATACCCAGAGGGGTGTCCTCTGCATCCGTCCTACGTGGCTGGCCACTCGACTGTTGCAGGCGCTTCCGTGACGATTCTGAAAGCGTACTTCGATGAATCACACACATTCAAAGAGCCGATGCGCCCGTCTGCAGACGGAACCGAACTGCTCTCTGACGTGAACGAAGAACTGACTGTGCGGGGTGAGCTCAATAAACTCGCAGCGAACATAGCGAATGCCCGAAACTGGGCCGGTATCCATTATCGAAGTGATAAAACGTACGGACTCAAACTCGGCGAACAGGTCGCAATCAGCCTTCTCAACGGGCGAGGAAAACTATCGAACCTTCGTGATTCATTCGACGGGTTTACACTCACAACATTTGATGGCGAAACAATAACGATCACACCGTGA